GATTATCGAACATAATAATATCAGCACCAGCAGCAACAGCCTCTCTCACCTGTTCCTCATTTTCTGTTTCTACTTCTACTTTCACCATATGTCCTAACTTCTCTTTCACTGATGTAACAGCTTTTGTAATAGAACCAGCAAACGCAATATGATTGTCTTTAATCATGACACCATCATATAAACCGAAGCGATGATTAAATCCACCGCCGCACACGACTGCATGCTTATCAAACATACGTAGTCCTGGCATCGTTTTTCGCGTATCACAAATGCGAGTATGACTGCTATCTAAAGCAAGAACCGCTTTACGCGTCATCGTCGCTATTCCGCTCATACGCTGAATAACATTTAATATAACGCGCTCTGCTGTTAATAACGATGCAATTGGACCTTGCACAGTTGCAATGATTTCGCCTTTTTTTACAAGGTCCCCATCTTTTTTATGAAGCTCTACTTCAATTCTCTCATCAATTAATTTAAATCCTGATTCAATTACTAAACGTCCTGCAAAGACCCCTGTATCCTTCGCAAGAAATGTTCCTTTCGAAAGCAAGTTATCTGGAAAAATAAGCTGAGATGTTACATCTCTTTCCCCTATATCTTCTAAAAAAAATCGATTTAATGCTTCTTTAACTTTTATCGTGTTCATAAAGCCCCTCTTCCCCTCATCACACAAGTTGTCGTTTTCTCTTTACTCGAACAATCTCTTTCTTTCCTATATTTCTATCTGGATAATCACTCCGGTAATGCCCGCCAATACTTTCTTCTCTTTGCAAGGCTGACACAACTATAAGCTCACAAACCGTTAACATATTAATAAGCGTTATCTCTTCATTCGTAAGAACATCATGTTGTAATATCATATTTCGAACACCATACTTACTAAGCCATCTCTTCGCATAAGATAAACTTTGCTCTGTTCGCACAATCCCAACATATTTCATCATGCATTTTTGTATTTCTTCTTTCGTCGGTAAATGATTCAAAACGATAAACTTTGCTTCCTTTTCGGCTAGCATGTTCACCTTTTCTTTTGTCTCTCTAGATAAAATGTGTCGTCCGATTCTTTTTCCAAACACAAGACCTTCTAATAATGAATTACTCGCTAATCTATTTGCACCATGAACCCCGTTACAAGCTACTTCACCGACTGCGTATAAGTTCGGAATAGACGTCTCTCCATCACAGTTCGTTTTCACGCCGCCCATGTGAAAATGAGTACCAGGCACGACTGGAATAAGTTTTTTATTTATATCGACTCCATTTGTTTTACATATCGATGACACGGTCGGAAAGCGTTGTTCAAAGTTTTGAATCATTTCGATGTTTAAGTACACTTTTTCACCCGCAAGTAGCTGTTCATGAATAGCCCTTGCGACTACATCACGAGGCGCTAAATCCTGTTCGGAATGTATATCCATCATAAAACGCTGCCCTTTTCCATTTATAAGGACAGCTCCTTCTCCGCGAACAGCTTCGGACACAAGACCAGAACAACGCCCACCCGCGTATAACATCGTCGGATGAAATTGTATAAACTCTAAATCTACAAGCTCTCCGCCTGCACGGTACACCATTGCAAGTCCATCGCCTGTAATCGTCTCATCATTAGAAGTAAAGGCGTATAAACCGCCAATACCGCCTGAAGCTAACACCGTATAATCTGCATTGTAACGTTTCAATTCTCCTTTATTGTTGCGAGTTAAAGCCCCAACACATTTATCTTTTTCTATAATAAAATCGAGCACCATTTCCTGTTCCACTACCGTAACGTATGGAGCTACTTCTTGAATAAGATGCTCTAATAAATTCTTTCCTGTTGCATCGCCACCTGCATGTAAAATACGACGTTTTCGATGCGCTCCTTCTTTTCCAAGATGAGGACCTGTTTCATCTCCATCAAATTTCATTCCATTTTCAATAAGGTTATTAATTTCTTTCGGTCCTTCCTCGACTAAATAACGGACCACTTCTTCATTGTTATAATGACACCCTGCTACTAGCGTATCTTCAAAATGATCATTAGGATTGTCGTATGTAGCTACCGCTGCGGCAATTCCACCTTGGGCTAAATGTGTATTATTATTACGTTTCGTCTCCTTTGTAATAATAATCACATTCTTTTCGTGACAAATCTCTTTTGCAACACGAAGTGCCGCAACGCCACTTCCAATAATTAAGACATCTGCGCTTGGCATAATTGTTGCCTCCTACTTTACACTTTCCAACTGTCTTGACACCTATATTTACATAGTTTTAAAATAATGACAAGAGTTTTTTTATAATTCTTATTTTCACTACCATTTAAAAAGTAAAAGAAATGTAACTCTTACTAGAGAGAGGAACTTACATGATGATATATCTTGACTATGCAGCTACTACACCTATGAGCGAGGAAGCGTTACAAACATATATGAAAGCAGCATCGCAATACTTCGGAAATGAACAAAGTTTACATGATATTGGAGGAACGGCTTCTTCTTTATTACAAGTTTGCCGAAAAACATTTGCGGAAATGATTGGAGGCAAAGAACAAGGAGTATTTTTCACAAGCGGTGGATCGGAATCGAACTATCTTGCGATTCAATCACTTCTAAATGCCCGAAATAAGAAGCATATTATTACGACACCTATGGAACATGCATCCATTCGAAGTTATTTTCAATCTCTAAAATCAAAAGGCTATACGATCACTGAAATTCCTGTTGATAAAAATGGACTCATTTGTTTAGTAGATTTAGAGGCAGCTATTACGGAAGATACTGTGCTAGCAAGTATACAGCATGGAAACTCTGAAATCGGAACCGTTCAAAACATTACAGAAATCGGGGCACTTTTAAAAAAATATAATGTTTTATTTCATACGGATTGTGTGCAAACGTTTGGTAAACTGCCTATCCATGTTTTTGAGATGGGGATTGATAGTCTTTCTGTTTCAGCACATAAAATATACGGACCAAAAGGTGTCGGCGCTTGCTACATAAATCCGCAAACTCGCTGGGAACAAGTATTTCCAGGAACTTCTCACGAAAAAGGATTTCGCCCAGGTACAGTGAACGTTCCCGGCATCGCATCTTTTTTAACAGCTGCTGAAAATATATTAAAAACTCAATGGGAAGAAAGTTTACGTTTTAAAGAGTTACGATCCTACTTTTTAGAGCAAATACAAACACTTCCGCTAGAAATTGAAGTAGAAGGTCATTCTACTTCTTGTTTACCACATATTGTTGGGGTTACAATAAAAGGAATAGAAGGTCAATATACTATGCTAGAATGTAATCGCCATGGTATCGCCATTTCCACCGGAAGTGCTTGCCAAGTCGGTAAACAAGAACCTTCGAAAACTATGCTTGCAATTGGAAAAACGTATGAAGAGGCAAAACAATATGTCCGCTTCTCTTTCGGACAACAAACAACGAAAGATCAAATTGATACTACTATTCATGCACTACACACAATTGGAAATCAATTTTATAGAGGTGTTAAATCATAATGAAACAAAATGAACAAAAAAAGATTTTAGGTGAAGAAAGACGACAACTTATCCTCCAGTGGCTTCTTGCTGCAAATGAACCGTTATCGGGGAATGAACTATCGAAAAAGACGAACGTAAGTAGACAAGTTATCGTGCAAGATATTTCCTTGCTTAAAGCACGAAACGAACCAATTATTGCGACTGCTCAAGGTTATTTATATTTAAAGCCACAAGAGAAGCAACAAACTTTTGAACGCGTAATCGTATGCCAACATAAACCAGCAGAAGTACGTCAGGAACTTACAATGCTTGTTGACCATGGCGTTACGATTAAAGACGTAAAAGTTGAGCATCCTGTATACGGTGACTTAACAGCCTCCATTATGGTAAGCAATCGCTTTGATGTAGAGCAATATTTACAAAAAATCGAAAACACAAATGCTTCCTATCTTTCACAACTAACAGATGGTATTCACTTACATACAATCGAGGCAGATTCTAAAGAAAAATTAGATGCTGCTTGTGAGGCGTTAGATAAAGCAGGATTTCTCGTTTATTAATGTAAAGCACAGAGTTTTTATCATTCTCTGTGCTTTTTTAATGCTATAATATTGTAATCAATCGTAAAGGAGATCAAATATGGGAATTGAACTCGTTCACTTTAGCATTGGCAAACCGAAACAAATGAAATATGGCGAAGATAAAGAAATGATAACAGGTATATGTAAAGATCCTACAGAAGAGGCCTTTCTCTCAAAAGACGGATTTCGTGGTGATGACGTAGCGGATTTAAAACATCACGGCGGACCTGATCGCGCTGTTTGTGTGTACCCACCCGAGCATTACGCACTATGGGAAGAGGAATTTCAAACTACGCTTCCCGCTTCTACATTTGGTGAAAACATTACCGTAACAAATATGTTAGAGCATTACGTATGCATCGGAGATTCATATCAACTAGGCGAAGCAATCATTCAAGTTACGCAAGCTCGCGTACCTTGTAGCACAATTTCAAAACGTTTTGGCATCCCTGGCATACTGCCGCGTATTGTAGCAACTGGATTTACTGGCTACCTATGCCGCGTTCTTCAAGAAGGTACTGTACGTAAAGATTCAAAAATTACATTACTAGAACGTCCATCAAGCAATGTTTCTGTTTTATTCTCTAACGAAATTTATTTTCATAATAGAAAAGATAAAGATGGCATCGAGAAGATTCTTGCTGTTCCAGAACTAGCTGATATTTGGCGTGGTCAATTAGAAGATCGTCTTGCGAAGTTAAAATAAAGTGAAACTTTAATCAGCCCTCACCAATCGGGCTGCCCGGCAAATAGCGGGATAAAGAATCCCACCTTTTGCAGGTGGGATTTTATTAATCTATCAAAAAATATACTAGGCAATGAAATGATATGGACGATTAGGCAAATACAAATATTCCATCTACATCTTACAACCAATAAGAAGAATAACTCCCCAGTACAGTAACAGAAAAACCGAGTGCTTCAAGTTCCATCGTTACGCCTGGCAATAATACGTCATCGTATGCTTTATCGACATCGATTAAGAAAAAGTAATTTCCAAGACCTGTTTTCATCGGACGCGATTCGATTTTTGATAAGTTTAATTTTCTCCATGCGAAAGCTGATAACACTTGATATAGGGCACCTGCATAATCTGCAGGTAACGTTATCATAAGCGTCGTTTTCTCTCCGCGGTTCTCTCCGTTATTCGGGAGTACTGCTTTCTTTTTCTTATGGAGTACTAAGAAACGTGTGTGATTATTTTTATGCGTATGAATACTACGTCTCACAATTGTTAATCCGTATTTTTCTGCAGCCGCTTCATTTGCAATAGCGGCAATTTTCTCTTCAGGATGTTCTTTCACATATTGTGCAGCAGCACTTGTAGATGTCATATCTCGAACAGTTACTCCTTTTAATTCTTCATTTAAAAATTTATGGCACTGTGCAATGGCATGCGGATGAGAATGCACTGCATATACTTCTTCCCACACTTCTGCATACTGCGGATGTACAAGTAAATGCTGCTGAATTGGTACTGTAATTTCTCCTACAATGGAAAGCGGCTGCTCATGTACAAGGTAATCAACCGTTATATTCACTGAACCTTCTATTGCATTTTCTAACGGTACAACTGCGAAGTCTACATTTTCATTTGCAGCTGCATCTATACAATCTGGAATCGTTCGATACGGTACATGCTCTGCTTCCGGAAAAAAACGACTCACCGCCATATTTGTAAATGTTGCTTCTGGTCCTAAATATCCTACTCGAATCATCGTCTTTTCCCCTCTTTTTCGTTTTCTTACTGTTATACCATACTTTTTTATATTCTTCTATGTAAATTTCGAATATTTAAAAAAGACTAGCATTCGCTAGTCTAAATGTTTCTTATACTCTCTTTGAGCGAAGAAGAAATAAATGATACATGCTGCGATATAAAACAGAATGAACAAACCTACTTTTCTGAATGATCCATCCATAAAAAGCGTATTATGAAACGTATATAATGCAACTGCACTATGCATACTCCCTACTATAATTGGCGCAAAAAATAGCATACATAATTGCCAACGAGAAATTTTCCATACTTCTTCCTTCGTCATTCCAAGTTTAGAGAGTGCACCATACTGCTTTCGGTCCGATGCAATATTATGGAACCATTTAAAATACACGATACTACATGAAGTGAGAAAGAATAATATACTAATAAATGAGCCTACAAATAGAGTAATATCGCCGACTTCTTTCATATTTACATACAACTCCATATTGCTTCGAAATGCATTATTATTATCTTGTTTTATATGTCTCCGTAAATCTTCATTTAATTTCTTCGTCTTTTCGATATTTGATAATGTGTAGCCTCTATATATCATTTTTTCAGAATCAGGAACCTGATTTGCTATACTGTCAAAATCTTCATCATTCATAACGAAGAACAGACCATTAAT
This DNA window, taken from Bacillus cereus ATCC 14579, encodes the following:
- the nadC gene encoding carboxylating nicotinate-nucleotide diphosphorylase, with protein sequence MNTIKVKEALNRFFLEDIGERDVTSQLIFPDNLLSKGTFLAKDTGVFAGRLVIESGFKLIDERIEVELHKKDGDLVKKGEIIATVQGPIASLLTAERVILNVIQRMSGIATMTRKAVLALDSSHTRICDTRKTMPGLRMFDKHAVVCGGGFNHRFGLYDGVMIKDNHIAFAGSITKAVTSVKEKLGHMVKVEVETENEEQVREAVAAGADIIMFDNRTPDEIREFSKIVPSAIVTEASGGITIEDLPKYGKTGVDYISLGALTHSEKALDISFNIEG
- the nadB gene encoding L-aspartate oxidase, which codes for MPSADVLIIGSGVAALRVAKEICHEKNVIIITKETKRNNNTHLAQGGIAAAVATYDNPNDHFEDTLVAGCHYNNEEVVRYLVEEGPKEINNLIENGMKFDGDETGPHLGKEGAHRKRRILHAGGDATGKNLLEHLIQEVAPYVTVVEQEMVLDFIIEKDKCVGALTRNNKGELKRYNADYTVLASGGIGGLYAFTSNDETITGDGLAMVYRAGGELVDLEFIQFHPTMLYAGGRCSGLVSEAVRGEGAVLINGKGQRFMMDIHSEQDLAPRDVVARAIHEQLLAGEKVYLNIEMIQNFEQRFPTVSSICKTNGVDINKKLIPVVPGTHFHMGGVKTNCDGETSIPNLYAVGEVACNGVHGANRLASNSLLEGLVFGKRIGRHILSRETKEKVNMLAEKEAKFIVLNHLPTKEEIQKCMMKYVGIVRTEQSLSYAKRWLSKYGVRNMILQHDVLTNEEITLINMLTVCELIVVSALQREESIGGHYRSDYPDRNIGKKEIVRVKRKRQLV
- a CDS encoding IscS subfamily cysteine desulfurase, with translation MMIYLDYAATTPMSEEALQTYMKAASQYFGNEQSLHDIGGTASSLLQVCRKTFAEMIGGKEQGVFFTSGGSESNYLAIQSLLNARNKKHIITTPMEHASIRSYFQSLKSKGYTITEIPVDKNGLICLVDLEAAITEDTVLASIQHGNSEIGTVQNITEIGALLKKYNVLFHTDCVQTFGKLPIHVFEMGIDSLSVSAHKIYGPKGVGACYINPQTRWEQVFPGTSHEKGFRPGTVNVPGIASFLTAAENILKTQWEESLRFKELRSYFLEQIQTLPLEIEVEGHSTSCLPHIVGVTIKGIEGQYTMLECNRHGIAISTGSACQVGKQEPSKTMLAIGKTYEEAKQYVRFSFGQQTTKDQIDTTIHALHTIGNQFYRGVKS
- a CDS encoding transcription repressor NadR — its product is MKQNEQKKILGEERRQLILQWLLAANEPLSGNELSKKTNVSRQVIVQDISLLKARNEPIIATAQGYLYLKPQEKQQTFERVIVCQHKPAEVRQELTMLVDHGVTIKDVKVEHPVYGDLTASIMVSNRFDVEQYLQKIENTNASYLSQLTDGIHLHTIEADSKEKLDAACEALDKAGFLVY
- a CDS encoding MOSC domain-containing protein, which produces MGIELVHFSIGKPKQMKYGEDKEMITGICKDPTEEAFLSKDGFRGDDVADLKHHGGPDRAVCVYPPEHYALWEEEFQTTLPASTFGENITVTNMLEHYVCIGDSYQLGEAIIQVTQARVPCSTISKRFGIPGILPRIVATGFTGYLCRVLQEGTVRKDSKITLLERPSSNVSVLFSNEIYFHNRKDKDGIEKILAVPELADIWRGQLEDRLAKLK
- the pheA gene encoding prephenate dehydratase; amino-acid sequence: MIRVGYLGPEATFTNMAVSRFFPEAEHVPYRTIPDCIDAAANENVDFAVVPLENAIEGSVNITVDYLVHEQPLSIVGEITVPIQQHLLVHPQYAEVWEEVYAVHSHPHAIAQCHKFLNEELKGVTVRDMTSTSAAAQYVKEHPEEKIAAIANEAAAEKYGLTIVRRSIHTHKNNHTRFLVLHKKKKAVLPNNGENRGEKTTLMITLPADYAGALYQVLSAFAWRKLNLSKIESRPMKTGLGNYFFLIDVDKAYDDVLLPGVTMELEALGFSVTVLGSYSSYWL